The DNA sequence CTCAGCACGCGCAAGGCCGACGGCACGCGCCTCGCGATCGACGACCCGGCGCTGGATCCCGTGTGGCAGGCGGCGGCGCGTCTCAAGATTCCCGTCTTCATCCACACCGCCGACCCGGCGGAGTTCTGGCAGCCGATCGACTACAAGAACGAGCGCTGGCTCGAGCTCGCGCTGTTCCCCAACCGGCGCTACGGCGAGGAGTTTCCGAGCTTCGAGCAGCTGGCGCAGGAGCGCGACCGCATGATCAAGCGCAACCCGAACACGACGTTCGTGGTGGCGCACATGGCCTGGTACGCGAACGACCTGCCGCGCCTCACGCGCATGATGGACGAGATGCCGAACATGCTCGTCGAGGTCGGCGCGGTGCTCTACGACATCGGCCGCCAGCTGCGGGCCATGCGGGACTTCTTCGTGAAGTACCAAGACCGCATCCTGTTCGGCAAGGACTCGTACCAGCCCGAGGAGTATCCGTACTACTGGCGCGTGTTCGAGACGCGCGATGACTACTTCGACTACTACCGCGACTACCACGCGTTCTGGAAGCTCTACGGCATCGACCTCCCGGACGCGGTGCTGCGGAAGGTGTACTACCAGAACGCGCTGCGGATCATGCCGACCGTGCCGCGCGCGGCCGGGATGCAGTGAGCGACGGCTTCCGCCTCGACGAAGCGCGTGCGCTGCTACTGCGCACGCCGCGGGTCCTCGAGGCGTGGCTGGGCGGCTTGCCCGATGCATGGCTGCATGTCACCGAAGGGGCTTCCACGTGGAGCCCCTTTGACGTGCTCGGGCATCTGATCCACGGGGAGGAGACCGACTGGATCCCCCGCGCCCGGATCATCCTCGGTGATGCCGCGGACAAGACGTTCCCGCCGTTCGATCGCACCGCGATGTTCGAGGCGAGCCGCGGCAAGTCGGCGGACGTGCTGCTCGAGCGCTTTGCGACGCTGCGCGCCGAGAGTGTGCGCACGCTGGACGGCTGGACGCTCGGCGACGCGGATCTCGCACGCCGCGGCGTGCACCCCGCCTTCGGCGAGGTGACGCTGCGGCAACTGCTGGCGACGTGGACCGCGCACGACCTCGGCCACCTCGCGCAGGTCGCGCGGGCAATGGCGAAGCGGTACCGCGAGGAGGTGGGGCCGTGGCGAGCCTACCTCTCGCTGATGGACTGGAAGGACTGACTACGGCCGCGGGGCGCGCACGGCGGTCACCTCGATCTCCACGGTGGCGCCCTCGGCGAGCAGCCGCGTGATCTGCACCCAGGTCGCCGCCGGCGTGTGTCCCGCGTACGCCCGCAGGCGCGCCGGGTTCGCCGCCGCGAGCGCCTCGATGTCCTTCGCGTAGGCCGTCTCCTTCACCACATCCTGCATCGTGAAGCCATTCACGCGCAGCGTGCGCTCGATGCGCCGATAGATGTTGGTGATCTCCTCTTCCATCGTGCGGCCGCCGCTCACGGTGCCGGAGACGTAGATGGTGTTGCCGACCACGATCGCCTGCGCGTAGCCCCATTCGGTTTCGCTGGGGGCATGCTGGTGGTAGATCGTGCGGTCGCCGCGCGTGTAGGAGGAGTCGCGGGCCTGCACGGCTTGGGCGGTCGCGGCAGCGGGGAGGGCCAGCGCGGCGAGGGCCGCCGCCAGGAGAAGTCGCGTGTGCATGGTCGTCGGGATCGTAGGGTCCGCTAGCCGTACGGACGCCCGTGCGGCAATGTTTTGGGGTCGATGTCGCCCACCTTTCACTGCCTTCGCATGCGCCGCCTGCTGAGCCTGCTGCTTCTCTGTTCGGTCACCGGACTTGCCCGCACCGTTGCCGCGCAGGCGCCGGGACCGGCGCGCCCGGCCACCCTCGGTCTCCAGGCCAACATCACCTTCCTCTACTACCGCGACATCCCGCGCGCGCAGCGCTTCTATGAGGACGTGCTTGGACTCACGCTCACGGTGGATCAGGGCTACTCCAAGATCTACCGCGTCTCCCCGACGTCGTACGTCGGCCTCGTGGACGAGTCGCAGGGCTTACACCGCGCCGCACCGCAGAAGCCCGTGACGCTGAGCTTCGTGACGGCCGAGGTGGACCAGTGGTACGCGTACCTGCGCGGCCGCGGCGTGGAGATGGTGCACGAGCTCGCCGACGGCCGCCGGCAGCCCACGCGTGGCTTCGTGGCCAAGGATCCCGAGGGCTACTATCTCGAGTTCGAGACCTTCCGCGACGACCCGCAGAACGCGACCATCCGGCCGCAGCTGGCGCTGTCCCCCGGCGGTGGCCTGCAGCGCGACGCGACGCTCTACGTGGAAGACTTCCTCAAGCGCTACCTCGGCCAGTTCGACGCCTCGCGGGAGCATCCCGAAGGCTGGAACCCGCTCACGGTGCTGCGTGACGACCTCTCGCCGACGCTGATGCGTGCGCTCCAGGAGGACCGCGATGCGGCCGTGGCCAACGACGAGGAGATTGTTGGGCTCGACTTCGATCCGTTCATCAATGCCCAGGACGTCTGCGACGGGATGGAATCGCGTGCGGCCGTCGCGACTGACACCACGATGGACGTTGCGGTGTATGACCGCTGCGACTGGGGACACCCGCTGGTTCCGGACGTGATCTACGTGTTGCAGCGTCGCGGCAACCGTTGGATCATTGCCGACATCCGCTACGCGGGCGGCCAGTCGCTCCTCGAAGTCCTCGCCTACTACGCCGAACAACGGAAGCAACCCCAATGACGCTCGACCGCAACAATTCGATCATCCTCGCCGTGGGCATCGCGCTTGGCGGGCTGCTGGCCGGCCATGGCGTGGTGCGCGCCAAGGCCGCCGAGCGCTACGTGACGGTGAAGGGCGTGGCGGAGCGCGAGGCGGTGGCGGATCTCGCGATCTGGCCCCTGCGCATCGTCGCCGCGGAAGATGACCTCGGGCGCGCCAACAGCGACCTGCAATCCAGCGTGACGCGCATCAAGCGCTTCCTCGCGCGGCACGGCGTGGACACCACGCAGATCACGCTGCAGGACTTCGCCGTCCGCGACAAGCAGGCGCAGGAGTACGGCGGGCAGATCGGCGGGCCGCGCTATCTCATCACGCAGACGGTGCTCGTACGCTCGACGCAGCCGGAAGTGGTGGCGGCGGCGAGCCAGCGCGTCGCCGAGCTCGTGAACGAGGGCGTGGTGCTCTCGAGCGGCGAGCAGTACGGCAACGGCGGACCGACGTTCGTGTTCACGGGCCTGAACGCGCTCAAGCCCGAGATGATCGCGCAGGCCACGGCACGCGCACGCGAAGCCGCCCAGCAATTCGCCGAGGATGCCGGCTCGTCGCTGGGCGGGATTCGCCAGGCCAATCAGGGGTACTTCGAGATCCTGCCGCGCGACCAGGCGATGGGCATCGGCGAGGCGAGCCAGGTGAAGAAGACGATCCGCGTGGTCGCGACGGTGGAGTACCTGCTGAAGTAGCGCTAGGGCTTCGGGAGCACCGGGCCCTGGGCGTCGATCGGTGGCGCGGCGGCCGCGGGGCCCATTCCCAGCCCGACGATCTTGCCCTCGCTGTCCAGCACGACCCGGAACAGGAAGTCGTCGGGAAACTCCGTCATCTTGGATGTGCGCCAGTACTGCCGCGCGCCGTTGCGCAGGTTCCAGCGCTCCTCCACGACCTGCGTCTCGCCGCCTGCGCGAAGGCTCAGCTGCGTGAGGCCCTGCACGATGCCGTCACGGCCGCCGAGATCCGCGATGACCTCGGGCGTCATCATGCGCATCAGGCTATCGGCCTGAATCGCGTAGAAGTAGCGCGCCGCGCGGCGGGCGATGTCGAGCGAGTCCTGCGGCAAGGCTTGCTGCGCCTGCAGCGGCGCGGCTCCTGCCAAGAGCGCGGCGGCGACCAGCGCGATGCGGTACGGACGTCCAGACATGGCACACTCCGGGAAATGCGAAGGGCTGCGTGGCATCGCCTACGCAGCCCTCCCCCTCTCCGGTTTCGTGCGGCGCCTACTCGTGCTTGCCCGGCAGGTGCGGGAGCTGCTGCCCCGCCCCGCTGCGCAGCAAGCCGCTCTTGGTATAGACCTCGAGCTTCTCGCGCGTGTCCACGATGTCCAGGTTGCGCATCGTCAGCTGCCCGATGCGGTCCGCCGGCGTGAAGAACGCCTCGCCCTTCTCCATCGTGAGGCGCTCCGGCTTGTAGGTGAGGTTCGGGCTCGACGTATCCATGATCGAATAGTCGTTGCCGCGGCGCAGCTCCAGCGTGACCTCGCCCGTGATGGCGCGCGCCACCCAGCGCTGGGCACTCTCGCGCAGCATCAGCGACTGCGGGTCGAGCCAGCGCCCCTGGTACAGCAGGCGGCCAAGCTTCTTGCCGTGGATGCGGTATTGCTCAATGGTGTCTTCGTTGTGGATGCCCGTCACGAGGCGCTCGTAGGCGATGAACAGGAGCGCCATGCCCGGCGCCTCGTAGATGCCGCGGCTCTTGGCCTCGATGATGCGATTCTCGATCTGGTCCGTCATGCCGAGCCCGTGCCGTCCGCCGATGGCGTTCGCCTCGTAGAACAGGTCGAGCAGTGACGCGAAGGACTTGCCGTTCAACGCCACGGGCGTGCCTTCCTCGAAGCGCACGCTCACGGTCTCCTTCTTCACCACGCAGTCGTCCTTCCAAAACGGCACGCCCATGATCGGCTGCACGATGTGCATGCCCTTGTCGAGGAACTCGAGGTCCTTGGCTTCGTGCGTGGCGCCGAGGATGTTCGAGTCCGTCGAGTAGGCCTTCTCCGTGCTCATCTTGTACTCGAAGCCGTTGGCGACGAGGTACTCGCTCATCTCCTTGCGGCCACCGAGCTGGTCGATGAACGCCTGGTCGAGCCAGGGCTTGTAGACCTTGAGCGACGGGTTGGTGAGCAGGCCGTAGCGGTAGAAGCGCTCGATGTCATTGCCCTTGAAGGTCGAACCGTCGCCCCAGATGTTCACGTCGTCTTCGCGCATCGCGGCGACGAGCATCGTGCCGGTGACGGCGCGACCGAGCGGCGTCGTGTTGAAGTACGTCTGCCCACCAGTGCTCACGTGGAATGCGCCGCTCTGGATCGCGGCGATGCCCTCGGCGACGAGCTCATGCCGGCACTCGACCAAGCGCGCCTTCTCCGCCCCGTAGGCCATGGCCTTGCGCGGGATCTCCTCGTAGTCGGATTCATCCGGCTGGCCGAGGTTGGCGGTGTACGCGAACGGGATGGCACCCTTGGCGCGCATCCAGTGGAGGGCGGCGGAGGTATCGAGGCCGCCGGAGAAGGCGATGCCGACGCGCTCACCCTTGGGGAGCGCCTGGAGGATCGTGGCCATTGCGGGTTCTGCTGGAGAAACGAACGTAGGCGAACCCGAGAAAGATAATCCCCTCGGCGGACTTGCCGGGGGTCGCATCCAGCGACAGGCTTCCCTGACCCCTCACTCGCGAGCCAGCCGATGCCCCGCCCCCTTCGTGATTCGCTACTCGTGCTCGCGGCGTCTCTTGCAGTCGGCTGTAGCGGCCCCTCAGGGCCGACGCAGGTAGTGTACGCGTGGACCGCAGGTGCAGACAGCAGCGCGGCCGACTTTCTGGCGGTCGTGGACGTCGACAGCGGCAGCCCGACGTATGGTGAGGTGCTACAGCGCGTCGAGGTCCCGGGGCGCGGCAACCGCCCGCACCACAGCGAGCACGAGCTCGCGGGCGACGGCCGGCTCTTCGTAAACGGCTTCGCGAGCGGCCAGAGCTGGGTCTTCGACGTAAGCGATCGTACGCAACCGCGCATCGTCACGCAGTTCGGTGATATGGCGGGTTACTCGCACCCACATTCCTTCATCAGACTGCCGAACGGCAACGTGCTCGGCACGTTCCAGATGCAGCATCTGAACAAGGGCATGCGCCCCGGCGGACTCGTCGAACTCACCCCCGACGGGGCCGTCGTGCGCGCCTCGGCACCGCAGCCGTCGTCCGTGACCGCCGCGACCCGTGTGTACTCGGGCGCAGTCGTGGAAGCGCTCGACCGCATCGTGACGACCACCACCGACATGGACGGCGACGATCCCGCGTCCCGCCAGGTCCAAGTGTGGCGACTGTCGGACCTGACATTGCTGCACACCATCACGCTGGCAGACGGGCCGCGTGGCGGCGAGGGGATGTACACGGCGGAGCCACGCCTGCTCGGCGACGGCAGGACGGTCTTGGTCTCCACCTTCGCTTGCGGGCTTTACCTGATGCAGGGCCTTGAGAGCGAGCGCCCGAGCGCCGAGCTCGTGGCGTCGTTTCCGGAGAAGGACCGGACGAACTGTGCGATTCCCGCAGTCGTCGGCGACTACTACCTCGTGACGGTGCCGGCGTACTCCGCCGTGGTCGCCCTCGACATCTCGAACCCCGGCGCGCCGCGCGAGGTCTCACGCGCCGTGTTTGATAGCACGGATGTCCCGCATTGGCTGTCGGTCTCGCCCGACCGGCGGCGCGTGGTGGTGACCGGATACGCGACGATGCAAACGCGGGTGGAGCTGCTGTCGTTCGACCCGGCCACGGGCGCGCTTGGCAAGCAGCGCACGATCGCCGACGTCGGCGGCATCCCGCACGGCGCGGTCTTCAGCCGTCCCTGAGCGACGTTCCGCACTGTCCCGTCGATGACGCGCGCTCCACAATCGGATCCGCAGCCCACGCTGCGAAGCTTCGGCTTGGCCTCCGCCACTGCCGTGTTGATCTCCAATATGGTCGGCACCGGCGTGTTCACCTCGCTGGGCTTCCAGGTGGTGGACCTCTCGAGCGGTTTCGCGCTGCTCGCGCTCTGGGCGGTCGGCGGCTTGCTCGCCCTGAGCGGGGCGCTGTGCTACGCGGAGTTGGGCGCGATGTACCCGCGCTCGGGCGGCGAGTACGTGTACCTCACCGAGGCCTGGTCGCCGCGGCTGGGGTTCATCGGCGGATTCGTCTCGATGACGGCCGGCTTCGCCGCGCCAATCGCCATCGCCGCGATGGCGTTCGGCCGCTACGCGGCGCAGGTGCTGCCCGTGGCGCCGATGCTGGCCACGGCGGCCGTGCTCGCGCTCGTCGCCGTGGTGCAATGGAGCGGCGTCTCGTTGGCGCGTCAGTTCCAGGTGGCGACCACCGGCAGCACACTGCTGATCATTGCCGCATTCATCGTCACCGGGCTCGTGATCGGGCCGGTGGAGCCGCTGTCGTTCGCGCCGGACGCGGAGGCGTTCCGGCAGATCGCCACGGCGCCGTTCGCGATCTCGCTCATCTACGTCGTGTACGCGTACACGGGGTGGAATGCGATCGGCTACGTGGCCGGCGAGGTCGCGGAGCCCCAGCGCACGATTCCGCGCGCCGTCGTGGGCGCCGTGCTGCTGGTCGCGCTGCTCTACCTCACGCTGCACTTCGTGTTCCTGCGCACCGTGCCGCTCGACGCGCTGCGCGGCACGGTGGAGGTGGCCTCCCTCTCGGCCACGCGCATCCTCGGCGTCGCCGGCGGCCGCGTGATGAGCGCGCTCATCGCACTGGTGCTCGTGGCGACGATCAGCGGATTCCTACTCGCCGGCTCGCGCGTGACGCAGGCGGTGGGCGAGGGCACGGCGCGTCTGGCCTGGCTGGGTGCGCGCGGCGGCGATGGCGTCCCGCGGCGCGCGCTGGCGCTGCAACTCGCGCTGATCGCACTGCTCATCGCCACCGCGAGCTTCGAGACCGTGCTGGCCTACGCGGGCATCGTGCTCAACCTGATGAACCTGCTCGCGGTGGCCGGCCTCATGAAGCTGCGGCGCGCGGCGCCGGCGCTGGCCCGTCCATTCCGCACGCCGCTCTATCCCCTCGTGCCGCTCACCTTCGCCGCGCTGTCGACCTGGATGATCGCCTTCGTCATCTGGCAGCGGCCCAGCGTGATCCTCGCCGCGCTCGGCACGCTCGTCGCGGGCTCGGCGCTCTATTCCTTCGTGTCGCGTCGCTGAGCGGCGGGCTGGAGCCGGCGTCGCACGAGGCCAACGACGCCCAGCAGGCCCACGACGAGACCGCCGGCCACGATGCCGACCAGCGCGTCGGCAAGCAGTTTCACGACGCCGCCCGCAGGTCCCGCCGCGTGCTCCACGCTCGCGACGAGCTGCTCGATGGCGGGAACGCCGTGCGCCACGATGCTGCCGCCGACGAGGAACATCGCCGCCGTGCCGACCACCGATAGCGTGCGCATGAGCCACGGCGCCATCCGCAGGATCGCGGCGCCGAAGGCGCGGCTCGACGCCGCCGCTGGGTTGTCGCCCGCGGCGCGCAGCAGCTGCAGGCCGAGGTCGTCGAGCTTGACGATGCCCGCGACCAAGCCGTAGACCAACACCGTGATGCCGATGGCGATGGCGCTCAGCGCAGCGATCTGCTGGCCAATCGGCGCATCAGCCATCGTGCCCAGCGCGATGACGACGATCTCCGCCGAGAGGATGAAGTCGGTGCGGATGGCCCCACGGATACGGCCGCGCTCAAGCGCGACGACGTCCACCGCGGGATTCACCAAGGCCGCCGCCATCGTCGCGCGCGCCGCCTTGTCCTCGGGCGTCGGAGCGCGATGCGCGACCTTGTGCCAGACCTTCTCGAATCCCTCGTAACACAGGAAGATGCCGCCGACCATGAGCAGCGGCACGATCAGCCGCGGCGCGAAGGCGCTGATCAGCAACGCCGCCGGGACGAGGATGAGCTTGTTTACGAAGGAGCCCTTCGCCACGGCCCAGACCACGGGAATCTCGCGGTCGGGCGTGAAGCCCGTCACCTGCTCCGCGTTCAATGCGAGGTCGTCACCGACGACACCGGAGGTCTTCTTGACGGCGACCTTGCTGAGCACGGCGACGTCGTCGAGCAGCGTCGTGATGTCGTCGAGGAGGGCGAGGAGACTGGAAGCCATGGCTAGAAAGCAAGCTTTTGCCTGACACAGGGCAAGTGCCGTCGCCGTAGTTTTCCGGTACGCCGCACGCCGCGGCGTCGCCACCGGGAGGAAGCGCAGCGCCATGCTCGTCGTCACCACCGATACCATCGAAGGCCGCCCCGTCAAGAAGACCCTCGGACTCGTCTCCGGCGAGGCCATCCTCGGCGCGAACATCTTTCGCGACTTCTTCGCCGGTATCCGCGACATCGTCGGCGGACGATCGGCGGCCTACGAGGAGGAGCTGCGCAAGGCGAAGGACATTGCCATCGCCGAAATGCGCCAGCAGGCGGCGGAAATGGGCGCCAACGCCGTCGTCGGCGTGGACCTGGACTACGAGAACATCACCGTAGGACAGACAGGCGGGATGCTCATGGTGAGCGCGAGCGGGACGGCAGTCGTCGTGTAGGCGGAATCGGCCCCCAGCAGGGGGCAGCTCGGCCCCGCCGCAACGCGGCTCGGCCCGCATGAAACCCTGCCCCCTCGGTCGCTGTAGATTACGAACGGCCAACCCCGGCAGCCCGCGGGGTGTCTATCCTAATTGCTAGGACTCGATGCGCACGTCTCTCTCTCTCCTCCCGCTGCTCGCCCTCGTCGCGGTGGCTGCCTGCGCCCCACAGGGCGGCGTGGCGACCGGCCCGACGCCGATGACTGAGGCCGATCGTGTCCGTGCCGACTCCATCCGGCTGCCGTACACGGATGCCGACGTCACATTCATGACCGAGATGATCGGGCACCACGCCCAGGCGATCCTCATCTCGCGGTGGGTCCCCAGTCACACGGACGATGCGGAGATGCGGACGCTCGCCGCCCGCATCATCAATGCCCAGACCGACGACATCGCCCTCATGCGCCGCTGGCTGGCCGAGCGCGGCAAGCCGGTGCCCAGCGTGACACCCGACGGCGTGCTCGTGCCGCCTCCCGCCGACCCGAACGACGAACACGCGGGGCACGACATGGGCGGGCACGACCATTCGATGATGGCCGGCATGCTCACGCCGGCGCAGCTCACCGAGCTCGACGCCGCACGCGGCGACCAGTTCAACATCCTGTTCCTCCAGCGGATGATCAACCACCACCGGGGCGCGGTCACGATGGTGCAGACGCTCATCCGCGACGGCGGCGCGATCGACGAGACCGTGTTCCGCTTCGCCGCCGACGTCGAGGTGGACCAGTCCACCGAGATCCGGCGCATGCTCACCATGCTCCTCGAGCGCGACGGGCTCCCGCCCGCATGACTTTGCAGTTCCCCCAGCAGGATCACCAACAGCAGAGGGTTCCGATGAAGCAGATGTTCCATCGGGCCGCGCTGGCCGCCGCTGCGATCGTTGTCGCCGCGTGCACCCAGCAGCCGGTCCAGACCTCACCCGCCACGACCCAGTCGAACAGCCAGCTGCGCGGCCCGACGGGTACGCGATTCCAGAACGACGCCCGCGTCGGACTCTCCGCCGGCCTCTTCGACGCCGGTGTCGCCACCAGCGGCATGCGCGTCGTCGCGTCCGCGCGCTCGCCCGAGGGCTTCCTCGGCATCACGAACTCCGACCTGGCCTTCAGCGGCAACTACGTCATCCAGGGCAACTACAACGGCCCGGTGATCTGGGACATTTCGAACCCGGCCAACCCGACGCTCGTCGCCGCGGTGACCTGCCCGGCCTCGCAGAACGACGTCTCGGTCTACGGCAAGCTGCTGTTCCTCTCGGCCGAGGCCTTCAACGGCCGCACCGACTGCGGCACGCAGGCCCCGACCGGCCAGTCGAACCCGGCCCGCTTCCGCGGCGTCCGCGTCTTCGACATCTCCGACATCCGCAACCCGAAGCTCGTCGCCGGCGTGCAGACCTGCCGCGGCTCGCACACGCACACCGTGGTCGAGAATCCGCGTGACCGCGAGAACATCTACATCTACGTCTCCGGCTCGGCGCCGATCCGCCCGGGCAGCGAGCTCGAAGGCTGCACCACCGACGATCCCGCGCAGAACCCGAACTCGTCGCTGCTCAAGATCGAGATCATCAAGGTGCCGCTCAACAACCCGGCGGCCGCCGCGATCGTGAACCGCGCCGACATCTTCACCGGCCTCACCGAGTCGGCCTCGCACGGCCCGACGGAAGCCGAGCGCCGCGTCGCCATCACCCGCGCCGACTCGGCGCGCCGCGCCGGTGGCTTCGTCGCCCAGAATCCGCAGACGAACCTGCCGATCATCCTGAATCCGAACTTCGTCCGCGCGCAGCTCGACTCGCTCGTGCGTGCGCGTGGCGGCTCCGGCGCGCCGACCGGTGCCGACAGCACCGCGCTGCGCACCGACCTGCAGAGCATCGTGAACCGCCTCTTCGGGCAGGGCGCGCAGCCCGGTGGCCCGATCGGCCGCGGTCAGCAGTGCCATGACATCACGGTCTATCCGGCCCTCGGACTCGCCGGCGGCGCCTGCGAAGGCCACGGCATCCTGCTCGACATCTCCAACCCCGAGCGCCCGGTCCGCATCGATGCGGTCGCCGACTCGAACTTCGCCTACTGGCACTCGGCCACCTTCTCCAACGACGGCTCGAAGATCCTCTTCTCCGACGAGTGGGGCGGCGGCGGCGCGCCGAAGTGCCGCGACACCGACAACTACGAGTGGGGCTCGAACGCGATTTTCCGCATCGAGAACCGCAAGATGATCTTCGAGAGCTACTACAAGATCCCGACCGTGCAGACGGCGCAGGAGAACTGCGTCGCCCACAACGGTTCGCTGGTGCCGGTGCCGGGCCGCGACATCATGGTGCAGTCCTGGTACCAGGGCGGCGTCTCGGTGTTCGACTGGACCGACCCGAAGAACCCGCAGGAGATCGCCTTCTTCGACCGCGGTCCGGTCGATGCCAACCGTCCGTCGATGGGCGGTGCCTGGTCCACGTACTGGTACAACGGCGCGATCTACTCGTCCGAGATCGCCCGTGGCCTCGACGTCGCCGAGCTCACGCCGACGCAGTACCTGACGCAGAACGAGATCGATGCGGCCAAGACGGTCCGCTTCAACGAGTTCAACGCGCAGGGTCAGCCGCAGCTCAACTGGCCGCCGAGCTTCGCGCTCGCCAAGGCCTTCCTCGACCAGGCTGAGCGCAACAACTGCCTCTCGGCCTCGCGCGTGGGGGAAGTCCGCACGGCCATCGCGGCCGCCGAG is a window from the Pseudogemmatithrix spongiicola genome containing:
- a CDS encoding LVIVD repeat-containing protein, which translates into the protein MKQMFHRAALAAAAIVVAACTQQPVQTSPATTQSNSQLRGPTGTRFQNDARVGLSAGLFDAGVATSGMRVVASARSPEGFLGITNSDLAFSGNYVIQGNYNGPVIWDISNPANPTLVAAVTCPASQNDVSVYGKLLFLSAEAFNGRTDCGTQAPTGQSNPARFRGVRVFDISDIRNPKLVAGVQTCRGSHTHTVVENPRDRENIYIYVSGSAPIRPGSELEGCTTDDPAQNPNSSLLKIEIIKVPLNNPAAAAIVNRADIFTGLTESASHGPTEAERRVAITRADSARRAGGFVAQNPQTNLPIILNPNFVRAQLDSLVRARGGSGAPTGADSTALRTDLQSIVNRLFGQGAQPGGPIGRGQQCHDITVYPALGLAGGACEGHGILLDISNPERPVRIDAVADSNFAYWHSATFSNDGSKILFSDEWGGGGAPKCRDTDNYEWGSNAIFRIENRKMIFESYYKIPTVQTAQENCVAHNGSLVPVPGRDIMVQSWYQGGVSVFDWTDPKNPQEIAFFDRGPVDANRPSMGGAWSTYWYNGAIYSSEIARGLDVAELTPTQYLTQNEIDAAKTVRFNEFNAQGQPQLNWPPSFALAKAFLDQAERNNCLSASRVGEVRTAIAAAERTTGTARQQALQALAGTLNRDASNSCDNNKNQQLQRALQQLAGVTIS